A genomic window from Halobaculum sp. MBLA0147 includes:
- a CDS encoding glycosyltransferase: MTPEAAFTQLLAVTGVVIFGYYLLVNGNYLFVHVVALLQLREEVREDQWDPTYEPFTTPFLPGIAIVVPAYNEASVIRESVQSLLTVNYPDKEVIVVNDGSTDDTLDRLRESYDLHRVAAEVPIDVPSETIRAVYRSGDRGDLLVVDKENGGKSDALNAGLWLTDKELFCAVDADSVVDKDSLLEIVRPFLEQPRSMVAVGGTVRVANDCTIEYGQVTEVSLDQAPLVAVQVMEYLRAFYSGRLGLSRLKGLILISGAFGLFRTQVVREIGGYREDTITEDFDLLVRLHRHLMQEDREYAVEFLPQPVIWTEVPESLAVLSRQRRRWYRGMVETLWTNRDMIGNPTYGRIGVYILPFFALAELLGPLIEGLGYLLIPLAVYFGALNVEFFVLYFVVTTGFGVFLSWFGVYSEVTSFRRYDDPREILSLLGDGVLENFGYRQWKTYLAWRGLFEYLRGDSSWGVMDRAGFDDGEGETDDGATRAARETSETEDGFVWATPVTPDGRTGDGDGAGLRDTGRQRHQTDGFLWGAGGDGFLWGVSRDGFRWGAGRDGFRRGPMGDDSRRGCLGDEFQWSTGGDGFRWGTGGERDAALWATDGDGFVWAAPLATGFQWVVGDGERVVAGLVPHDRPTAATELAVTPADPTDDWLWGRVSSRDGFEWGLRETAERERSELDDD; this comes from the coding sequence GGTGGCGCTGCTGCAACTGCGCGAGGAGGTCCGCGAGGACCAGTGGGACCCCACCTACGAGCCGTTCACGACGCCGTTCCTCCCGGGCATCGCCATCGTCGTCCCGGCGTACAACGAGGCGAGCGTGATCCGCGAGAGTGTGCAGTCACTGCTGACCGTCAACTACCCCGACAAGGAGGTGATCGTCGTCAACGACGGGTCGACGGACGACACGCTCGATCGCCTCCGAGAGTCCTACGACCTCCACCGAGTCGCCGCGGAGGTGCCGATCGACGTTCCTAGCGAGACGATCCGGGCGGTGTACCGCAGCGGCGACCGCGGCGACCTCCTCGTCGTCGACAAGGAGAACGGCGGGAAGAGCGACGCGTTGAACGCCGGACTCTGGCTGACGGACAAGGAGTTGTTCTGTGCCGTCGACGCCGACTCCGTCGTCGACAAGGACTCGCTGTTGGAGATCGTCCGCCCGTTCTTGGAGCAGCCCCGCTCGATGGTCGCCGTCGGCGGAACCGTCCGAGTCGCGAACGACTGTACGATCGAGTACGGGCAGGTGACGGAGGTGTCGCTAGACCAGGCACCGCTCGTCGCGGTGCAGGTGATGGAGTACCTGCGAGCGTTCTACTCCGGGCGGCTCGGGTTGAGCCGGCTGAAGGGGTTGATCCTCATCTCCGGCGCGTTCGGCCTGTTCCGGACGCAGGTCGTCCGCGAGATCGGCGGCTACCGCGAGGACACGATCACCGAGGACTTCGACCTGCTCGTCAGGCTCCACCGCCACCTGATGCAGGAGGACCGCGAGTACGCGGTGGAGTTCCTCCCGCAGCCGGTGATCTGGACGGAAGTGCCGGAGTCGTTGGCCGTCCTCAGTCGGCAACGGCGGCGGTGGTACCGCGGGATGGTGGAGACGCTGTGGACGAACCGCGACATGATCGGGAACCCGACGTACGGCCGGATCGGCGTGTACATCCTCCCCTTCTTCGCCCTGGCGGAGTTGCTCGGACCGCTGATCGAAGGGTTGGGGTACCTCCTGATCCCGCTGGCGGTGTACTTCGGGGCGTTGAACGTGGAGTTCTTCGTGTTGTACTTCGTCGTGACGACCGGGTTCGGCGTGTTCCTCTCGTGGTTCGGCGTCTACAGCGAGGTGACCTCCTTCCGGCGGTACGACGATCCACGCGAGATTCTCTCACTGCTGGGTGACGGTGTGCTTGAGAACTTCGGCTACAGACAGTGGAAGACGTACCTCGCGTGGCGTGGGTTGTTCGAGTACCTCCGCGGCGACTCTTCGTGGGGTGTGATGGACCGTGCCGGGTTCGACGACGGGGAGGGAGAGACCGACGACGGGGCAACGAGAGCGGCCAGAGAGACGAGCGAGACCGAGGACGGCTTCGTCTGGGCGACGCCCGTCACACCGGACGGGCGCACTGGCGACGGGGACGGGGCGGGCCTGCGTGACACGGGCAGACAACGGCACCAGACGGACGGCTTCCTCTGGGGTGCCGGTGGCGACGGCTTCCTGTGGGGCGTGAGCCGCGACGGGTTCCGGTGGGGCGCGGGTCGTGACGGCTTCCGCCGGGGTCCGATGGGAGACGACAGTCGACGAGGGTGTCTGGGTGACGAGTTCCAGTGGAGTACCGGAGGCGACGGCTTCCGGTGGGGCACCGGCGGCGAGCGGGACGCCGCCCTGTGGGCCACCGACGGGGACGGCTTCGTCTGGGCGGCTCCGCTCGCGACGGGGTTCCAGTGGGTCGTCGGCGACGGCGAGCGCGTCGTCGCCGGTCTCGTTCCACACGACAGGCCGACGGCCGCGACAGAACTCGCTGTGACGCCTGCCGACCCCACCGACGACTGGCTCTGGGGGCGTGTCTCGTCACGAGACGGGTTCGAGTGGGGACTCCGCGAGACGGCCGAGCGCGAACGGAGCGAACTCGACGACGACTGA
- the katG gene encoding catalase/peroxidase HPI, translated as MSSSNREWFPERLNLDVLDRNARSVDPMSEAFDYGEAFESLDLDEVKADIEDVMTTSQDWWPADYGHYGPLFIRMAWHSAGTYRTSDGRGGAGSGQQRFAPLNSWPDNANLDKARRLLQPVKQKYGRKLSWADLMILAGNVALESMGARTVGFAGGREDAFEPEPVDWGPEAELETQDRFEEPGEIKDGLGASVMGLIYVNPEGPDGQPDPEQSAKNIRQTFSRMAMNDKETAALIAGGHTFGKVHGADDPEENLGVPPEEAPIEAQGLGWENDHGTGKGADTITSGIEGPWTQSPTEWDMGYVDNLLEYEWEPEKGPGGAWQWTPKSEELEDSVPDAHEEGESVTPMMLTTDIALKRDPDYREVMEEFQDSMMEFGMAFARAWYKLTHRDMGPPERFLGEEVPDEEMIWQDPLPEPTYEPISDAQAAELKAAILDTDLTVPQLVKTAWASASTYRDSDKRGGANGARVRLAPQKDWEVNEPEELSTVLETLDDVRFEFNTDAEGDTGVSLADTIVLGGHAAVERAAERAGYDVTVPFEPGRVDASADQTDTESFEALKPASDGFRNYLPEDADRTAEELLVDDAELLNLTPQEMTALVGGMRALGATYQNTDVGVFTDEPGALTNDFFAELIGMDTRWEPVTEERQLFEGYDRETGELRWEATRFDLIFGSNSRLRAIAEVYGADDGEEKLVEDFVDAWQKVTTLDRFDLE; from the coding sequence ATGAGTAGCTCCAACCGCGAGTGGTTCCCGGAACGACTGAACTTGGACGTGCTCGACCGCAACGCCCGGTCGGTCGACCCGATGAGCGAGGCGTTCGACTACGGCGAGGCGTTCGAGTCGCTGGATCTCGACGAGGTGAAGGCGGACATCGAAGACGTGATGACGACCTCCCAGGACTGGTGGCCGGCCGACTACGGCCACTACGGGCCGCTGTTCATCCGGATGGCCTGGCACAGCGCCGGCACCTACCGGACGAGCGACGGCCGTGGCGGCGCCGGCTCCGGCCAACAGCGGTTCGCCCCGCTGAACAGTTGGCCGGACAACGCGAACCTCGACAAGGCGCGGCGACTCCTCCAGCCGGTCAAACAGAAGTACGGCCGTAAGCTCTCGTGGGCGGACCTGATGATCCTCGCGGGCAACGTCGCCTTGGAGTCGATGGGCGCGCGGACGGTCGGGTTCGCCGGCGGGCGCGAAGACGCCTTCGAGCCGGAACCCGTCGACTGGGGACCGGAGGCGGAACTGGAGACCCAAGACCGGTTCGAGGAACCGGGTGAGATCAAAGATGGCCTCGGTGCGTCGGTGATGGGCCTGATCTACGTGAACCCGGAGGGGCCGGACGGCCAGCCCGATCCCGAGCAGTCGGCGAAGAACATCCGTCAGACGTTCTCGCGGATGGCGATGAACGACAAGGAGACGGCCGCGCTGATCGCGGGCGGCCACACCTTCGGGAAGGTCCACGGCGCCGACGATCCCGAGGAGAACCTCGGCGTCCCGCCGGAGGAGGCACCCATCGAGGCGCAGGGCCTCGGCTGGGAGAACGACCACGGTACCGGAAAGGGAGCAGACACCATCACCAGCGGGATCGAGGGCCCGTGGACCCAGTCGCCGACGGAGTGGGACATGGGGTACGTCGACAACCTGCTGGAGTACGAGTGGGAACCCGAGAAGGGCCCCGGCGGCGCCTGGCAGTGGACCCCGAAGTCCGAGGAACTGGAAGACTCCGTCCCGGACGCCCACGAGGAGGGTGAGTCCGTCACGCCGATGATGCTGACGACGGACATCGCGCTCAAGCGGGACCCGGACTACCGCGAGGTGATGGAGGAGTTCCAGGATAGCATGATGGAGTTCGGGATGGCGTTCGCTCGCGCCTGGTACAAACTCACCCACCGCGACATGGGTCCGCCGGAGCGGTTCCTGGGCGAGGAGGTGCCCGACGAGGAGATGATCTGGCAGGACCCGCTGCCGGAGCCGACGTACGAGCCGATCTCGGACGCGCAGGCAGCCGAGCTGAAGGCGGCCATCCTCGACACGGACCTCACCGTCCCACAGTTGGTGAAGACGGCGTGGGCCTCGGCGTCCACGTACCGCGACAGCGACAAGCGCGGCGGCGCCAACGGTGCTCGCGTCCGGCTCGCCCCCCAGAAGGACTGGGAGGTCAACGAGCCAGAGGAACTGTCGACGGTGCTGGAGACGCTCGACGACGTGCGCTTCGAGTTCAACACGGACGCCGAGGGAGACACCGGCGTCTCGCTGGCGGACACGATCGTCCTCGGCGGGCACGCGGCCGTCGAGCGCGCCGCCGAGCGCGCCGGCTACGACGTGACGGTGCCGTTCGAGCCCGGTCGTGTCGACGCCTCGGCCGACCAGACGGACACAGAGTCCTTCGAGGCGCTGAAGCCCGCCTCGGACGGGTTCCGCAACTACCTGCCCGAAGACGCCGATCGGACCGCCGAGGAGTTGTTGGTCGACGACGCGGAACTGTTGAACCTGACGCCCCAGGAGATGACGGCGCTGGTCGGCGGGATGCGCGCACTCGGAGCCACGTACCAGAACACGGACGTGGGCGTGTTCACGGACGAGCCCGGTGCGCTCACCAACGACTTCTTCGCGGAACTGATCGGGATGGACACCCGGTGGGAGCCGGTCACGGAGGAGCGGCAGTTGTTCGAGGGGTACGACCGCGAGACCGGCGAACTCCGCTGGGAGGCGACGCGGTTCGACCTGATCTTCGGCTCGAACTCGCGGCTGCGTGCCATCGCAGAGGTGTACGGCGCCGACGACGGCGAGGAGAAACTCGTCGAGGACTTCGTCGACGCCTGGCAGAAGGTCACGACGCTGGACCGCTTCGACTTGGAGTGA
- a CDS encoding sensor histidine kinase encodes MVPDPRHETEDTTSRLEREYVALHREAAALFDAESPTAIRRATTASVAEHLGHEAVAVYRVDDGSETPCHRTDVFRRRHGLGRLGAAARTVQSVAELGVTQTVTERVPFDGAAAYCAAPTGFGEVVVCPFRNATTPGERFETHLGELASLAGAALHRLVADAGPLPAERTSGVDPTTGVDPTPDDPGRDSPTEPDRSWVATTVPERDGGDERPDRSAVLDALDRAFPDYAFLYDRKGRYVDVLLGRRDIGEASRENLVGERVDDVLAETAATAIRDAVERAIDEWDSVSVEYPMTTFGDERYFEAVVSPLQFDGRDTAVLVARDVTELRDQRERLRRRNGRLEAFTAIVCHDLKNPLNTAQGYLGLVESRLAESGAGDAVADEIETLQHALDRMEEISQGVLALAHHEDVTVETERVAVAELAEECWELAGSDAGSLIVRESVAVEADPRSLRHVFENLFANSVTHAGRDATVTVGPTADGTGFYVADDGPGIPPTERERVFEPGTTDGDGDGIGLVVVETVAAAHDWDVSVGESVDGGARFEFTGVETYVE; translated from the coding sequence ATGGTCCCCGACCCCCGCCACGAGACGGAGGACACGACGAGTCGACTCGAACGCGAGTACGTCGCCCTCCACCGCGAGGCGGCCGCGTTGTTCGACGCCGAGAGTCCGACGGCGATCAGACGTGCGACGACGGCGTCGGTCGCCGAGCACCTCGGTCACGAGGCCGTCGCCGTGTACCGTGTCGACGACGGGTCGGAGACGCCGTGTCACCGGACCGATGTGTTCCGTCGCCGACACGGGCTGGGGAGACTCGGTGCCGCGGCGAGGACCGTCCAGAGTGTCGCCGAACTCGGTGTCACACAGACCGTGACCGAACGGGTACCGTTCGACGGCGCCGCCGCGTACTGTGCCGCACCGACGGGGTTCGGAGAGGTCGTGGTCTGTCCGTTCCGGAACGCCACGACCCCCGGTGAGCGGTTCGAGACCCACCTCGGAGAACTCGCGAGTCTCGCCGGGGCGGCACTGCACCGGCTCGTCGCCGACGCCGGACCGCTCCCGGCGGAGAGGACGAGCGGTGTCGATCCGACGACCGGCGTGGACCCGACACCGGACGACCCGGGCCGCGACTCTCCTACCGAGCCAGACCGCTCGTGGGTCGCGACGACTGTGCCGGAGAGAGACGGCGGCGACGAGCGACCGGATCGGTCGGCCGTGCTGGACGCCCTCGACCGCGCGTTCCCAGACTACGCGTTCCTCTACGACCGCAAGGGCCGGTACGTCGACGTGTTGCTCGGGCGCCGAGACATCGGCGAGGCGAGTCGCGAGAACTTGGTCGGCGAACGCGTCGACGACGTGTTGGCGGAGACGGCCGCGACGGCGATCCGCGACGCCGTCGAGCGGGCGATCGACGAGTGGGACAGCGTCTCCGTCGAGTACCCGATGACGACGTTCGGCGACGAGCGGTACTTTGAGGCGGTGGTGAGCCCGCTCCAGTTCGACGGCCGCGACACGGCGGTGCTCGTGGCACGCGACGTGACGGAACTGCGCGACCAGCGCGAGCGACTCCGCCGCCGGAACGGTCGCCTGGAGGCGTTCACTGCCATCGTCTGTCACGACTTGAAGAACCCACTCAACACCGCACAGGGGTACCTCGGCCTCGTCGAGTCGCGGCTCGCCGAGTCGGGGGCCGGCGACGCGGTCGCCGACGAGATCGAGACCCTCCAGCACGCGCTCGACAGGATGGAGGAGATCTCACAGGGGGTCCTCGCGCTCGCCCACCACGAGGACGTGACGGTGGAGACCGAACGCGTCGCCGTCGCCGAACTCGCCGAGGAGTGTTGGGAGCTCGCCGGGAGCGACGCCGGCTCGCTGATCGTCCGGGAGTCTGTCGCCGTCGAGGCGGACCCGCGGAGTCTCCGGCACGTGTTCGAGAACTTGTTCGCCAACAGCGTCACACACGCGGGCCGCGACGCGACGGTCACGGTCGGGCCGACGGCCGACGGCACGGGCTTCTACGTGGCCGACGACGGCCCTGGAATCCCACCGACAGAGCGCGAGCGGGTGTTCGAGCCCGGAACGACCGACGGCGACGGCGACGGGATCGGACTCGTCGTCGTCGAGACCGTCGCCGCGGCCCACGACTGGGACGTGTCGGTGGGGGAGAGTGTCGACGGTGGTGCGCGGTTCGAGTTCACCGGCGTCGAGACGTACGTGGAGTGA
- a CDS encoding SDR family oxidoreductase, whose product MTLDDAVAVVTGASSGIGAATARALGREGCSVVLLARREERLREVAAEIDGETLAVPTDVTDPEAVDSAVEQTLDSFGRIDVLVNNAGIARGGPVGEGHLDEMRETIRVNLEGVATVTEATLSAIREAEGDVLTVSSLSARYPQEGGSAYTASKFGVNGFCRSLRKEVADDDVRVTTLMPGAVSTELNDWAHWDGRAMEPEDIAEIVVFALSRPPHVEFTEVSVDTTDKF is encoded by the coding sequence GTGACACTGGACGACGCAGTCGCGGTCGTGACCGGTGCCTCCTCTGGCATCGGCGCGGCGACGGCTCGAGCACTGGGGCGAGAGGGCTGCTCCGTGGTCCTCCTCGCACGCCGCGAGGAGCGGCTCCGAGAGGTGGCCGCCGAGATCGACGGGGAGACGCTAGCGGTCCCGACGGACGTGACGGATCCCGAGGCGGTCGACTCGGCGGTCGAGCAGACCCTGGACTCGTTCGGTCGGATCGACGTGCTGGTGAACAACGCCGGGATCGCCCGCGGTGGGCCGGTCGGCGAGGGGCACCTGGACGAGATGCGCGAGACGATCCGCGTGAACTTGGAGGGTGTCGCGACCGTCACCGAGGCGACGCTGTCGGCGATCCGCGAGGCAGAGGGTGACGTGCTCACCGTCTCCTCGCTCAGTGCACGCTACCCGCAGGAGGGCGGGAGCGCCTACACCGCCTCGAAGTTCGGGGTCAACGGGTTCTGCCGCTCGCTCCGGAAGGAGGTGGCCGACGACGACGTGCGGGTGACGACGCTGATGCCCGGTGCCGTCTCCACGGAACTCAACGACTGGGCACACTGGGACGGGCGGGCGATGGAGCCCGAGGACATCGCCGAGATCGTCGTCTTCGCGCTCTCGCGGCCCCCACACGTCGAGTTCACCGAGGTGAGCGTCGACACGACGGACAAGTTCTGA